The Macrobrachium nipponense isolate FS-2020 chromosome 44, ASM1510439v2, whole genome shotgun sequence genome contains the following window.
CTGTcataatgaaagaagaagaagacgaaaaagaagaggACTCTCTATCATCAGGGATCCTAAAGCTACGAAAATTCACGATTGCATTTTCGAAAGGTAAATCGCAAGAGCAAATTAAGCCTGTCCCGACCTCTTTAGCAGTTTGACATCAAGAATGAAAATTCTGCTCTTAAAAACTCCCAACTAACCAGTCTTtcatattattgaaaaaaaattttgagcaGTTTctcaaaaaatttctttaatggtattgcgaaaattattatgaaaatgcctaaagcaaagtgaaatgAATACCTTATTATGCCGGTAATTTCTGTAGCTTGAATGATGAGAGAAACCAGAAAGAATAAACAGGAGATGAAGAAGACATATCGAGATATCCTAAGTAAGAAACTCAGACCTTATAACGGTGACTGAtttcaaattaaaagaaagaagagagaacaaGAGACTCGACTATTTCATTTTtggacattttggtgttttttcttttttctcttttaccccGTATTTGTTGGGGGGTGATGAGGGGGTGGGGCTTTTTTTACCTGCTCCCCACCCAGTTGCCGCTCCGGCTTCTTCCCGAAATGTCGCTTGAGGTAAACGACGTAGGAAAGCGACCCAAACACAACGACGAGGGACGTCGCCAGACATCCTATCAACACAGACTCGCTCAGGCTTTCCAAAGAGGCCGTAGGTCTCTCGCACTTCGGACATTGTTTACCTTCGTGTTTCTTTGGGCTGACGGTAGGTGGCAGAGCAGACGAGTttcctgaaaataatttttttctttctttatttatttagtttaatttttttattttttgtttatttatttatttattttctttttttgcttatgGAAAGTTGCGTAATTTTGGAATTTCAAACTATACGCTTTAAATAGCAAAATTAGATATCtgcgtttattatttattaacatatcaAGTTATTATGCATGATCAGAGGTCAGCAGCGGTTGACAGTGAAGTAATGGAAACAAGTTTAATTTTCGAGTATGAGGGTAAAAACGAGGTCATAACTCCCACAGACGGTGACATCAGAGGAACAAACCGATATCAGAAAGGCTCAGGACACTCACGTGGATAACAGAAGAAAACTTTTCTTCTCCTGCTAGTTCCTTCATTATATACTTCGAGATCGTCAACGCCGTCGAGAGAGACGTCGGTCAGCCGGACTGTCTTCAGAAATTCGCCTTTTTCGACGTCCAGGACCCACACTCGGGAGTCCTCCTTCCTTAATCCAAAGCTCATCAACTCGTTGCGTCGAAAGTCAATTTCCAAGTCGCTGCGAATCAAGTACTCGTCCAGGTGGTTCCGGACGCTCAGACGGATCATAAAGGTAAGTTTTACGAAGCCAAGTTTGTACTGAACTCGATTCTCCTGAAGGAACTTGATCTGGAAGGGTTGCCAACCGCCGGCGAATGTTTCAATTTTGGTGTCCATTCCCTCTGTGAACTTCGGTGAAAAGATGCTTTCTCCAGGATTCAGTAGGTTCGTTGAACATGCTTTAAAATGGGAAGGGCTTCAGTCGTAATAAAGGATCTTACAATACAGTTTACaaggtttatattatatatatatataatatatatatatatatatatatatatatatacatatatgtgtgtgtatatatatatatatatatatatatatatatatatatatatatatatatatatatgcactttgtGGATACGTATGCACATAtgcatatttatgattatattaaaacagaaacaaaaatggCAAGGCATTTACATTCAACTTTTctctaacaaataataaaaatcctgCCATTACTGCTGAGCGACAGATATGAAGCCGAACGGAATTCTACGGTCCCCACGAACTCCTCAAATGAAATGAACATTAAAAAGTCTCATTGATTGATTACTTACTATTTCTGGCACTGCAAGAGGGGAAGACGCGAGCCAGAAAGATCCATTCAGCATGCAAGAATAAATGCAGAACGAGTCCTCCACGCCATCTATTGAGAACTTTTGGAACCACAGCCATTGCTCGACGGCTGCTTCCGTAATCCTGACACCTGCCaatatttgggaattttttttatgggtGTTGTTGAGTCTTTCACAGTCAGTTTATGAATAAACTAAATGAATCTCACTTCAGTATATCAAGTGTCACCTTTTATTGCCACAATGAAGAAAAGTAAGTGCAAGAAAGTCTTGTATCTGTGATTTCACACTATAAAAAGTACGCATCACTTCCAATAAAATGTTAACAGCGACGATAATTCTACAGGTTTTGTGGAAGGTAAATCACGAGAAACGACTACAATCTGAAGCTTACCGATAAAAATGAGATACTTGATAGATATGTGTCTTTTAAAAGGTCCATATTAGAACGCTTTAATATACCTATGATCTTCCAAAGGCTAAATAGCACCAGTCAGCAGGCAATCCCAAATACATAATTTGGGAGGTTGGAAGTCAACTCTTCTGAAATCAAATCCAAAAGCTAAACGCGCTGCTTTTGTGAGGATTTAACTCTAGAAGGTAATAAAATCTTAAACAGGAATAGCAGTTTTCCCGCTACGAAATTTTATCGTCTTCCATCAACGATCGATAACTTATGTTTCTCTGAAGAGAACCCGTTCACAGTACCTACCTTTGTACTTATTCTCGACTCTACAAATGTTTGCCGGTGTATGACATAGAGGGACCTGATAACCACAAGAAACCCAATCTTGCTTCCTGTTTTTCAGGTGCCATCAAAACAGGAACTTTGATTTCGtctccaggaagaagaagaagaagagagagagagaaagaccccATTCATAATctttgttaatataataataattaaatccgAGCTGATCTGATCTCGTTTGTCTCCCCCGGCTGACAATATGGGAGACATGACAGtcccccaccccctgcaaaccggtttaCCTGCCcagggtgggggcggggttggtaagggagatattatatacataatttcttGTTTAATCTTTGGCGATGGCTAAATAGCTAAATGTGTCTGAAAAATGCCTGTTGATTTCAAGAATACAATATATTGCAAATTTAGCGTACTTTTATTCGACCACTTTCGCGAATTACGATCGTCCTGAATATACTTTTCCCTTTTCTTATCTTTGACTTGTGTTTTAAATCACACGTTACAAAGTCACGTGTGTCTGCCCCACCTCACACATTGTGTGACGTGTATATTTGATAATTTCTCACAACTATTTCAAAATGCAGACGCTTTCG
Protein-coding sequences here:
- the LOC135203856 gene encoding uncharacterized protein LOC135203856, which codes for MAVVPKVLNRWRGGLVLHLFLHAEWIFLARVFPSCSARNTCSTNLLNPGESIFSPKFTEGMDTKIETFAGGWQPFQIKFLQENRVQYKLGFVKLTFMIRLSVRNHLDEYLIRSDLEIDFRRNELMSFGLRKEDSRVWVLDVEKGEFLKTVRLTDVSLDGVDDLEVYNEGTSRRRKVFFCYPRNSSALPPTVSPKKHEGKQCPKCERPTASLESLSESVLIGCLATSLVVVFGSLSYVVYLKRHFGKKPERQLGGEQATSFDDLSGDSIRTLTQQLPPTRALPPTPLQPSLRPPKTAHIKSRRQSPMYQDVLKYENSFQSHLVAQEMNDDDGYLPAIEPQMQTFAQSQCGGEPNRQGGNENERADMGSEESLYEPMP